A region of Toxorhynchites rutilus septentrionalis strain SRP chromosome 1, ASM2978413v1, whole genome shotgun sequence DNA encodes the following proteins:
- the LOC129762670 gene encoding nuclear pore complex protein Nup98-Nup96-like, with amino-acid sequence MEYIAMDCVINDNFPYSKSVLIEIKDVKQISNWFIKGKNLSDFIQLNVKFDLTRNTIYDEVSATRLEELKPKLSELCSAIKMLPCPTQKYRFR; translated from the exons ATGGAGTATATTGCCATGGATTGTGTTATTAACG ACAACTTCCCTTATTCGAAATCAGTATTGATCGAGATCAAGGATGTGAAACAAATTTCCAATTGGTTCATCAAGGGCAAAAATTTGAGCGACTTCATCCAGCTGAATGTGAAG TTCGACCTGACCCGGAACACGATCTACGATGAGGTGTCCGCAACTCGACTCGAGGAACTCAAACCAAAACTGTCCGAGCTGTGCTCGGCGATCAAGATGCTCCCCTGTCCGACACAAAAGTATCGGTTCAGATAG